A genomic segment from Necator americanus strain Aroian chromosome III, whole genome shotgun sequence encodes:
- a CDS encoding hypothetical protein (NECATOR_CHRIII.G9960.T1): MPVADRVKVLMWKNAYLHKKGIDYFRPIGTPPGSVHSSREALEFFWIHTYSHVCHDAAPLMGLAMSGPAMMAARIKGHF, from the coding sequence ATGCCAGTTGCTGACCGTGTGAAAGTGCTTATGTGGAAGAATGCTTATCTACATAAGAAGGGCATAGACTATTTCCGTCCGATAGGAACACCACCGGGAAGCGTTCATTCCAGTCGAGAAGCCCTCGAATTCTTTTGGATTCACACTTATTCACACGTCTGTCACGATGCAGCACCACTTATGGGACTGGCCATGAGCGGACCGGCGATGATGGCGGCACGGATCAAAGGCCATTTCTAG